Proteins found in one Methanospirillum hungatei JF-1 genomic segment:
- a CDS encoding IS1182-like element ISMhu1 family transposase, with the protein MYNTIGRDFEQLYLLPEDIRDWVPSDDFCHILIDLISILDLSPLYKEYREDGQGAAFYHPEIMTGLIIYSYFNGVRSSRQIENKCRYDVGFRIVTRNSLPDHSTISRFIKKNSSFIGQLFIPVLTLLNEAGLINNVLLALDGTKLKANASLGSNMPYEKIEGEIQKYLKEVQEKDDVEDRLYGPDKSGNEVPDDFKTHSKRIKRFIQAKERLEAEHKEKSQKKEEKIAQREEEERESGKRKRGRKPKKPAKNPDEQSLANTTDPDSSIMKSGPGCIQGYNGQIIVNQDGYILVPFLSNSPVDYRLLQPCYERLEEIAQLTGLSLEYLNLLTDAGYWSYENYLYMKQQDIGFLCSTCHEPDIFSIRGLERSLLELERISDQLFDGICSIPTLASIGDWCTRNLIQDDNIPTPASIAKGIMEVTMTPYGAKKTYSQRKTIVEPAFGWIKENRNLRKLQRRGISHCQDEWSLICLTQNLRKVCSRGELKKFRELILQKKRHIICNKGVGIRIPYSILSDALSSLGRMIGDNFLKMLIRKSTYQKFSKF; encoded by the coding sequence ATGTATAATACGATAGGTCGGGATTTTGAACAACTTTACCTTCTCCCTGAGGATATTAGAGACTGGGTTCCGAGTGATGATTTCTGCCATATATTAATTGATTTAATCTCAATTCTCGACCTATCCCCATTATATAAGGAATACCGGGAAGACGGCCAAGGTGCGGCATTTTATCATCCAGAAATAATGACTGGTTTGATCATTTACTCATATTTTAATGGAGTTCGTTCAAGCCGTCAAATAGAGAATAAATGCAGATACGATGTAGGATTTAGAATAGTAACCCGCAATTCTCTCCCAGACCATTCCACAATCTCGCGATTTATCAAGAAAAACAGTTCTTTTATTGGACAACTTTTCATTCCAGTATTGACTCTCCTTAATGAAGCAGGATTAATCAATAACGTCCTTCTCGCCTTGGATGGAACAAAACTAAAGGCGAATGCTTCACTTGGATCGAACATGCCATATGAAAAGATTGAGGGAGAAATTCAAAAATATCTAAAGGAAGTCCAAGAAAAAGATGATGTCGAGGATCGTCTTTATGGCCCGGATAAATCAGGTAACGAGGTTCCCGATGATTTTAAGACTCACTCAAAAAGGATAAAACGATTCATTCAAGCAAAAGAACGACTTGAGGCTGAACATAAGGAGAAATCCCAAAAAAAGGAAGAGAAGATTGCCCAAAGGGAGGAAGAGGAGAGAGAGTCTGGAAAAAGGAAACGAGGTAGAAAACCTAAAAAGCCTGCAAAAAACCCTGATGAGCAAAGTCTTGCAAACACTACAGATCCTGATAGTTCAATAATGAAAAGTGGGCCTGGTTGTATTCAAGGATATAATGGCCAGATAATTGTAAACCAGGATGGCTATATTCTGGTTCCGTTTTTAAGTAATTCACCCGTTGATTACAGATTACTTCAACCATGTTATGAAAGATTAGAGGAAATTGCTCAATTAACCGGCTTATCGCTTGAATATCTTAATTTACTTACTGATGCTGGTTATTGGAGCTATGAAAACTATCTGTATATGAAACAGCAGGATATTGGATTTCTCTGTTCTACATGCCATGAACCAGATATTTTCAGTATTAGAGGCCTCGAGAGAAGTTTACTTGAACTTGAACGAATTTCCGATCAACTTTTTGATGGCATTTGCAGTATTCCAACGTTAGCATCTATTGGTGATTGGTGTACGAGAAATCTCATTCAAGATGATAATATTCCAACACCCGCTTCTATTGCTAAAGGGATTATGGAAGTGACAATGACTCCGTATGGTGCCAAAAAGACATATTCACAACGAAAAACGATTGTTGAACCCGCATTTGGATGGATTAAAGAAAATCGCAATTTAAGAAAATTGCAGAGAAGGGGAATATCACATTGTCAGGATGAATGGAGTTTGATTTGTTTAACACAGAATCTTCGGAAGGTCTGTTCAAGAGGGGAGTTGAAGAAATTCAGAGAACTGATCCTGCAAAAGAAGCGGCATATTATCTGTAATAAGGGAGTGGGTATTAGAATACCTTATTCAATATTGTCCGATGCATTATCATCTTTGGGCAGAATGATCGGAGACAATTTTCTAAAGATGTTGATAAGAAAAAGTACTTACCAAAAATTTTCCAAATTTTAG
- the ahaH gene encoding ATP synthase archaeal subunit H, producing MKIEVLKDIRLAEEDYKKMISEAQEKRKTIITSAELEADNMIQKAHADAEEFKKQRIADARKEADNRYQRIVSDGKAEAMALENKGRQNLPKAVDLLVSRFREQLNVST from the coding sequence ATGAAAATTGAGGTCTTGAAGGATATCAGACTTGCAGAAGAAGACTACAAAAAGATGATTTCAGAGGCACAGGAAAAGCGCAAAACAATTATTACCAGTGCCGAACTTGAAGCAGACAACATGATTCAGAAGGCTCATGCCGACGCCGAAGAGTTCAAAAAACAGCGGATTGCAGATGCACGGAAAGAGGCTGATAACCGTTATCAGCGGATTGTCAGTGATGGAAAGGCTGAAGCAATGGCTCTGGAAAACAAGGGGCGGCAAAATCTGCCAAAAGCAGTAGACCTGCTCGTATCACGATTCCGGGAGCAGCTCAATGTTTCAACCTGA
- a CDS encoding V-type ATP synthase subunit I: MFQPESMSRLLIVASKQQLEPVITELYRMNIFHIDDYVEKGDGEWEGFRIGMPLAGADVTSAALVKIRSIASAFGISKDTVSDAERSSINVLKQRIEQDLPAIAEEVEKLLAKKTKYESMVKEYEQRIEALRPFIDAPAPLELLQGYDTISFIAGNVKSPVSLSVPCEIWEKQLKSGYFVILAVKNSDVSTVERELLDFQIQKIQIPTETGSASQVIHEYELKIEGLKKEIADIERQMGTIRDKHEFFLMSSEEFLSGDVEQAEAPLRFATSEHAFAVTGWVPTSKVTKVFENLDKACAGKVYVSELEVEDYNEMPPVEYHNPDFAHPTQLFMDLYSRPRYTEVDPTLLMAILFPIMFGLILGDVGYGVILLIMSMGLRSFVKGSEAGNQLITVLRNCSISSIIFGLAFSEIFGFSLPWQPIWLSRHINMGGAAHGAATEAAAHGMEASVEHVSHIPQLLVISIWIGILHITLGRIWGARNAAKMDHGHHRTLKIYANIGWILVMWGILVLIWSNFPIPMMPDFSQLPALVAGLNPAMIAGAVMLILGLVFIARENVLDLMEVPTIISHVLSYTRLIAVGLSSVAIAMVTNFIAIDMIISPQLKLLSPIGIILVIVGIVVFLFGHALNTALGILGGGLHPLRLHYVEFFTKFYRGGGKKYTPFGMIRKLTKQTD; encoded by the coding sequence ATGTTTCAACCTGAGTCAATGAGCAGACTGCTCATCGTCGCATCCAAGCAGCAACTCGAGCCAGTCATAACTGAACTGTATCGCATGAACATCTTTCATATCGACGACTATGTTGAGAAAGGAGATGGAGAATGGGAAGGGTTCAGGATTGGAATGCCCCTTGCCGGGGCCGATGTCACATCCGCGGCACTTGTGAAGATACGATCAATTGCCAGTGCATTTGGTATTAGTAAAGATACCGTCAGTGACGCAGAACGCTCTTCGATCAACGTATTAAAGCAACGCATTGAGCAGGATCTACCTGCAATTGCTGAAGAAGTTGAGAAACTTCTTGCCAAAAAGACAAAATATGAGTCGATGGTCAAGGAGTATGAACAGCGGATTGAAGCACTGCGACCATTTATTGATGCCCCTGCGCCATTGGAACTTCTGCAGGGTTATGATACCATCAGTTTCATCGCCGGTAATGTAAAAAGCCCGGTCAGTCTGTCTGTCCCCTGTGAAATATGGGAGAAACAACTGAAATCAGGGTATTTTGTCATACTTGCTGTGAAAAACTCAGACGTTTCAACGGTAGAGAGAGAACTGCTCGATTTCCAGATTCAAAAGATTCAGATCCCGACAGAAACCGGCTCAGCTTCTCAGGTTATTCATGAATATGAGCTGAAGATTGAAGGGCTTAAAAAGGAAATTGCAGATATCGAACGCCAGATGGGAACCATCCGGGACAAGCATGAATTTTTCCTGATGTCATCAGAAGAATTCCTTTCAGGAGATGTAGAACAGGCAGAAGCTCCACTTCGGTTTGCTACCTCCGAACATGCATTTGCTGTAACCGGCTGGGTCCCGACAAGTAAAGTAACCAAGGTCTTTGAAAACCTGGACAAGGCATGTGCAGGAAAAGTCTACGTCTCTGAACTTGAGGTCGAAGATTATAATGAAATGCCGCCGGTTGAATACCACAACCCGGACTTTGCACATCCGACCCAGTTATTCATGGATCTGTACTCGCGGCCCAGATATACCGAAGTCGATCCGACACTGTTAATGGCTATTTTATTCCCGATAATGTTCGGGCTTATCCTTGGAGATGTCGGGTATGGTGTTATCCTGCTCATCATGAGCATGGGTCTGAGGTCATTTGTAAAGGGCAGTGAAGCAGGAAACCAGCTGATCACTGTTCTCCGTAACTGTAGTATAAGCAGTATCATCTTCGGGTTAGCGTTCTCAGAAATATTCGGTTTTTCACTTCCATGGCAGCCGATCTGGCTTTCACGTCATATTAACATGGGCGGAGCTGCACACGGGGCAGCAACTGAAGCTGCAGCACATGGAATGGAAGCTTCTGTAGAACATGTATCACATATCCCGCAACTGCTGGTTATTTCGATCTGGATTGGTATTCTTCATATCACCCTTGGAAGAATCTGGGGTGCACGAAATGCCGCAAAAATGGATCACGGACATCACCGGACCTTAAAGATCTATGCGAACATCGGATGGATTCTGGTCATGTGGGGTATCCTTGTCCTTATCTGGTCGAATTTCCCAATACCCATGATGCCTGACTTTTCCCAGTTACCAGCCCTTGTAGCCGGTTTGAATCCTGCCATGATTGCAGGTGCCGTCATGCTTATTCTTGGACTGGTCTTTATTGCCCGGGAAAATGTTCTTGACCTCATGGAAGTTCCGACGATTATCAGTCACGTGCTTTCATATACACGTCTTATCGCCGTTGGACTTTCTTCCGTTGCAATCGCAATGGTTACCAACTTTATCGCAATTGATATGATCATCAGCCCCCAGCTGAAGCTCCTATCACCGATTGGGATTATCCTGGTCATTGTAGGAATTGTAGTCTTCCTCTTTGGTCATGCGCTAAATACTGCACTTGGTATCCTTGGCGGTGGATTACATCCCCTTCGTCTTCACTATGTAGAGTTCTTCACCAAATTTTACCGTGGTGGAGGAAAGAAATACACCCCATTCGGGATGATTAGAAAACTGACTAAACAGACAGATTAA
- a CDS encoding H+-transporting two-sector ATPase C subunit, with protein sequence MAAESVAVEVAAAAASAAGLKAVGAGLAVGLAGVGSGLGEMGIGAAAMGAVAENKDMFGLALLFTVLPETIVIFGLVVALLLMFQ encoded by the coding sequence ATGGCAGCAGAATCAGTAGCAGTAGAAGTGGCAGCAGCAGCAGCATCAGCAGCAGGACTTAAGGCAGTCGGTGCAGGTCTCGCAGTAGGCCTTGCAGGCGTTGGTTCCGGACTTGGTGAGATGGGTATCGGAGCAGCAGCAATGGGAGCTGTTGCAGAGAACAAAGACATGTTCGGTCTTGCTCTCCTCTTCACCGTTCTACCGGAGACTATCGTCATTTTCGGTCTTGTCGTTGCACTCCTTCTCATGTTCCAGTGA
- a CDS encoding V-type ATP synthase subunit E family protein: protein MGLDAVIAEIKEKGRHEAETIVNEGSARKDEIMNAAKQEVEKIHLTVRDEVEKNLSHIISQEEAAAHLIVKRQVLNAQKDLMDQVYKQALDKIVSMPESFHEEAITSLLRKAKEEIPKGRVSCAARDEKILKNVLKQSEFSAYTFGSVIDTDGGIIVESDDGQLQVDYSYRTFLNQVWESGLKDASDSLFA from the coding sequence ATGGGACTGGACGCAGTCATCGCAGAGATAAAGGAAAAAGGACGACATGAAGCGGAGACCATTGTTAACGAAGGCTCCGCACGCAAGGATGAAATAATGAATGCTGCCAAGCAGGAAGTTGAGAAGATACATCTCACTGTCAGGGATGAAGTGGAGAAGAACCTCTCCCATATCATCTCCCAGGAGGAGGCAGCAGCACATTTAATCGTAAAGCGTCAGGTTCTGAACGCCCAGAAGGATTTAATGGATCAGGTGTACAAGCAGGCGCTTGATAAAATCGTCTCAATGCCTGAATCTTTCCATGAAGAGGCGATCACTTCCCTGCTTCGGAAAGCAAAGGAAGAGATCCCAAAGGGTAGGGTCAGCTGCGCAGCACGTGATGAAAAGATCCTCAAGAATGTCCTGAAACAGTCCGAATTCTCTGCATACACATTCGGTTCTGTCATCGATACCGACGGGGGCATCATCGTTGAAAGCGATGACGGACAACTGCAGGTCGATTACAGTTATCGTACATTCCTGAACCAGGTTTGGGAATCAGGATTAAAGGACGCATCAGACTCTCTCTTCGCGTGA
- a CDS encoding V-type ATP synthase subunit C, translating into MVQNSGGPAPYIYVSTRLRVRKAKLLPPEEYQRMLNMSLPEIIRLIGETEYQKEVDELGTSFEGIDLIEVALSWNLAKEYQRVIELAPGSLKEFTMAYLRRWDIYNILTILRGKIQGMKEGKIKEVLIPAGSLDRTILDRVLAEENCERVADALKSWKMYPTLSAELSEGCAVGSFARLENELYKRLYADLLQIARRGVKGGNQFLKFVQLEIDVKNIKTLFRMRGDGYEEDAREFFIPGATFTPEELQQMNQMTSRNEVIDALLARIKAKAIQVALEDLRTEKSEQEVDAELTKTQLDHMEQLSKINPFSIHPILVYLEKKKYEVFNLRAIARGKESRLAGDTIAKYLVI; encoded by the coding sequence ATGGTTCAGAACAGTGGCGGCCCGGCTCCGTATATCTATGTCAGTACACGGTTACGGGTCAGGAAGGCCAAACTGCTCCCCCCTGAAGAATATCAGCGGATGCTCAACATGAGTCTTCCGGAGATTATTCGTCTGATTGGAGAGACAGAGTACCAGAAAGAGGTCGATGAGCTCGGAACTTCTTTTGAAGGTATCGATCTGATTGAGGTCGCTCTTTCCTGGAATCTTGCCAAAGAATATCAGCGGGTTATTGAACTTGCCCCCGGATCCCTCAAGGAATTCACCATGGCATACCTTCGCCGGTGGGATATCTATAATATCCTGACCATTCTGCGTGGGAAGATACAGGGCATGAAGGAAGGGAAGATTAAAGAAGTACTTATTCCTGCCGGAAGCCTTGACCGGACTATCCTTGACCGGGTTTTAGCAGAAGAAAACTGCGAACGGGTTGCAGACGCTCTGAAGAGCTGGAAAATGTATCCGACACTTTCTGCAGAACTTTCTGAAGGATGTGCCGTTGGTTCATTTGCCAGACTTGAAAATGAGCTCTACAAGCGGTTGTATGCAGATCTTCTCCAGATTGCCCGGAGAGGAGTGAAGGGAGGTAACCAGTTCCTGAAATTTGTTCAGCTGGAGATTGATGTGAAGAACATCAAGACGCTCTTTCGGATGAGGGGTGACGGATATGAAGAAGATGCACGTGAATTTTTCATCCCCGGAGCCACATTCACCCCTGAAGAGCTGCAACAGATGAACCAGATGACCAGCAGGAACGAGGTCATTGATGCCCTGCTCGCACGGATAAAGGCAAAGGCTATTCAGGTTGCCCTGGAAGATCTGAGAACAGAAAAGTCAGAGCAGGAGGTCGATGCTGAACTTACCAAAACACAGCTTGACCATATGGAACAGCTCTCCAAGATTAATCCGTTCTCAATTCATCCTATCCTCGTCTATCTTGAAAAGAAGAAATACGAGGTCTTCAACCTGAGAGCCATAGCCCGTGGAAAAGAATCCCGTCTTGCCGGTGATACCATCGCAAAATATCTGGTGATATAA
- a CDS encoding V-type ATP synthase subunit F, with protein MEIAVIGNSEFILGFRLAGITKTYAAESDEKVVEYVHKVLDDGKIGILVLNSSDMAKIPVRLRTTLENSVHPTVITLGEEEGGLSMRERIKRSVGVDLWK; from the coding sequence ATGGAGATCGCGGTAATCGGAAATAGTGAATTCATCCTCGGGTTCAGGCTTGCCGGAATAACAAAAACGTACGCGGCAGAATCTGATGAAAAGGTTGTTGAGTATGTTCACAAGGTTCTCGATGATGGTAAGATCGGAATTCTTGTCCTCAACAGCAGTGATATGGCAAAGATTCCAGTACGACTCCGCACTACCCTCGAAAACTCAGTTCACCCGACGGTTATCACACTTGGTGAGGAGGAAGGCGGATTGTCGATGCGTGAGAGAATTAAACGATCAGTGGGTGTTGATCTGTGGAAGTAA
- a CDS encoding ATP synthase subunit A has product MEVKRTKGVLKRIAGPVVTAVNLDAHMYDVVKVGDEQLMGEVIKIKGEDIIIQVYEDTSGIKPGEPVENTGLSLSVELGPGLLTSIYDGIQRPLEVLVEKMGNFIERGVTAPGLSHDKKWEFKPIKKAGDMVTPGTIIGEVQETNIVHKIMVPPYCDAGKIKDIKSGSFTIDEIICTLDNGAEIAMMHKWPVRMPRPVTEKLNPDIPLITGQRILDGLFPVAKGGTAAIPGPFGSGKTVTQQALAKWSDAEIVVYIGCGERGNEMTEVLTEFPELEDPKTGRPLMERTVLIANTSNMPVAAREASVYTGITIAEYFRDMGYDVSLMADSTSRWAEAMREISSRLEEMPGEEGYPAYLAARLSEFYERAGRVNTLNKDFGSVTVIGAVSPPGGDFSEPVTQNTLRIVKCFWALDAKLSQRRHFPAINWLNSYSLYLDTLSQYYDENVSPEWNPLRTWAMEVLQKEAELQEIVQLVGSDALPDEEQVTIEVARMLREIFLQQNAFDPVDTYCDMTKQFDILKAIRFYSDQAYAALKAGVITSQITGLKAKNDLPQIKYVKEYKPEIERIVKTMESEFTKLREAA; this is encoded by the coding sequence GTGGAAGTAAAACGAACCAAAGGGGTTTTAAAGAGAATTGCAGGACCTGTCGTCACTGCAGTCAATCTCGACGCACACATGTATGATGTGGTGAAGGTCGGGGATGAGCAGCTGATGGGTGAGGTCATCAAGATCAAGGGTGAAGATATCATCATCCAGGTCTATGAGGATACCTCAGGCATCAAGCCGGGTGAACCGGTAGAGAACACCGGTCTCTCGCTCTCCGTTGAGCTGGGACCAGGACTTCTGACCAGTATTTATGACGGTATTCAGCGTCCGCTCGAAGTACTGGTAGAGAAGATGGGAAATTTCATCGAGCGTGGAGTTACTGCTCCCGGTCTCTCCCATGATAAGAAGTGGGAATTTAAGCCAATCAAGAAAGCAGGCGATATGGTAACTCCCGGCACTATTATCGGAGAGGTTCAGGAGACCAATATCGTTCACAAGATAATGGTTCCCCCCTACTGCGACGCAGGGAAGATCAAGGATATCAAAAGCGGTTCCTTTACCATCGATGAGATCATCTGTACCCTTGACAACGGGGCAGAGATCGCCATGATGCACAAGTGGCCGGTGCGTATGCCCCGTCCGGTTACGGAAAAACTCAATCCGGACATTCCGCTCATCACCGGTCAGCGTATTCTTGATGGTCTGTTCCCGGTTGCAAAAGGTGGAACGGCAGCGATTCCAGGACCATTCGGATCCGGAAAGACGGTTACCCAGCAGGCTCTTGCAAAGTGGTCTGATGCCGAGATCGTCGTGTATATCGGGTGTGGAGAACGTGGAAACGAGATGACTGAAGTTCTGACCGAATTCCCCGAACTCGAAGATCCGAAGACTGGCCGGCCGCTCATGGAACGTACGGTTCTTATCGCCAACACCTCAAACATGCCGGTGGCTGCTCGTGAAGCATCTGTGTACACCGGTATTACCATTGCAGAATACTTCCGTGACATGGGGTACGACGTTTCCCTTATGGCAGACTCAACTTCACGTTGGGCAGAAGCCATGCGAGAAATCTCATCCCGTCTTGAAGAGATGCCTGGTGAGGAAGGATATCCGGCATACCTTGCAGCCCGTCTGTCTGAATTTTACGAGCGTGCAGGTCGTGTAAACACCCTGAACAAGGACTTTGGGTCAGTTACCGTTATCGGTGCGGTTTCACCACCTGGTGGAGACTTTTCAGAGCCGGTTACCCAGAACACCCTGCGTATCGTCAAGTGTTTCTGGGCTCTGGATGCAAAACTCTCACAGCGGCGTCACTTCCCGGCTATTAACTGGCTGAACTCCTATTCACTGTATCTAGATACCTTAAGCCAGTATTATGATGAGAATGTCTCGCCTGAGTGGAACCCGCTTCGTACCTGGGCTATGGAAGTTCTCCAGAAAGAAGCCGAACTGCAGGAGATTGTGCAGCTCGTAGGTTCAGATGCACTGCCTGATGAGGAACAGGTCACCATCGAAGTTGCCCGTATGCTTCGTGAGATCTTCCTGCAGCAGAACGCATTCGACCCGGTCGATACCTATTGTGACATGACTAAGCAGTTTGACATACTCAAGGCAATCAGATTCTATTCTGACCAGGCATATGCAGCTCTGAAGGCCGGGGTCATCACCTCTCAAATCACCGGTCTGAAGGCAAAGAACGACCTCCCACAGATCAAGTATGTCAAGGAATACAAGCCTGAAATCGAAAGGATTGTCAAGACAATGGAATCAGAGTTTACCAAACTCCGGGAGGCGGCTTAG
- a CDS encoding V-type ATP synthase subunit B, whose product MKEYRTITQVAGPLVFVEKTEPVGYQELVNLVLADGSEKRGQVLDTSDDIVVVQVFETTTGIGKDTGVRFTGETIKMPVGKDMLGRILSGAGKPKDGGPDIVPEKRLEITGAAINPWARGSPRQFIQTGISTIDLTNTLVRGQKLPIFSGSGLPHNEIALQIARQAKVPGSDEQFAVVFAAMGITKEEENQFMAEFERTGALEHAVVFLNLADDPAVERIITPRLALTTAEYLAFELDYHVLVILTDMTNYCEALRQIGAAREEVPGRRGYPGYMYTDLASLYERAGIIKGKKGSVTQLSILTMPGDDITHPIPDLSGYITEGQIVVNRDLHRKGIYPPINVLPSLSRLMNLGIGKGFTREDHKKVSDQLYAGYAEGVDLRGLVAIVGKDALSERDRGFLEFAEMFENRFVRQGKDEDRTIDESLDLGWDLLKDIPEEQLVRIDRELIQKYHPKYRKKAE is encoded by the coding sequence ATGAAGGAGTACAGAACTATCACACAGGTTGCAGGTCCTCTGGTCTTTGTCGAGAAGACTGAACCTGTGGGATACCAGGAACTCGTTAATCTCGTCCTTGCAGATGGATCAGAAAAGCGTGGTCAGGTACTTGATACCTCTGATGACATTGTCGTCGTTCAGGTGTTTGAGACCACTACCGGTATTGGAAAGGACACCGGTGTCCGGTTTACCGGAGAGACCATCAAGATGCCCGTCGGTAAGGATATGCTCGGACGTATCCTCTCCGGTGCAGGAAAGCCAAAAGACGGCGGTCCTGACATCGTTCCGGAGAAGCGTCTTGAGATCACCGGTGCGGCTATCAATCCATGGGCACGTGGTTCACCACGCCAGTTTATCCAGACCGGTATATCAACCATCGATCTGACAAACACTCTTGTTCGTGGACAGAAACTGCCAATCTTCTCTGGATCTGGTCTCCCCCACAACGAGATTGCACTGCAGATCGCCCGTCAGGCAAAGGTTCCAGGATCTGATGAACAGTTCGCAGTCGTGTTTGCTGCAATGGGTATCACCAAGGAAGAAGAAAACCAGTTCATGGCCGAGTTCGAGAGAACCGGAGCACTTGAGCATGCAGTGGTGTTTTTAAACCTTGCAGATGATCCGGCAGTCGAGCGTATCATTACCCCACGACTTGCTCTGACTACCGCTGAATATCTGGCATTCGAGCTTGATTACCATGTGCTGGTTATCCTGACCGATATGACCAACTACTGTGAAGCTCTCCGTCAGATCGGTGCAGCTCGTGAAGAAGTGCCAGGTCGTCGTGGATATCCGGGTTACATGTACACTGACCTTGCATCCCTGTACGAACGTGCAGGTATCATCAAGGGCAAAAAAGGTTCAGTTACCCAGCTGTCCATCCTGACCATGCCTGGTGATGATATCACCCACCCAATTCCTGATCTGTCCGGTTACATTACCGAGGGCCAGATCGTGGTGAATCGTGATCTTCACCGGAAGGGTATCTATCCACCGATCAACGTTTTGCCTTCACTTTCACGTCTGATGAACCTTGGTATCGGAAAGGGTTTCACTCGTGAAGACCATAAGAAAGTCTCAGACCAGCTGTATGCAGGGTATGCAGAAGGTGTCGATCTTCGTGGACTGGTGGCAATCGTCGGTAAGGATGCACTTTCAGAGCGTGACCGGGGATTCCTTGAGTTTGCCGAGATGTTCGAGAACCGCTTTGTCCGTCAGGGCAAGGATGAGGACCGGACCATCGATGAATCACTGGATCTTGGATGGGATCTGCTCAAAGACATTCCTGAAGAACAACTTGTGCGTATTGACCGTGAACTTATTCAGAAGTATCATCCAAAATACCGCAAGAAGGCAGAGTGA
- a CDS encoding V-type ATP synthase subunit D has translation MALKDVKPTRSELINIKKKIKLSQNGYKILKMKRDGLIMEFFKVLEEAKDSRGALLEKYARAQEMMAIANTIEGSIGVKAAAFSVRENPDITLKSKNIMGVVVPEIESTKVRKGIADRGYGVIGTTPVIDDTAAAFEDLVEAIIKSAEIETTMKRLLDEIESTKRRVNALEFKVIPELSDARDFIKMRLDEMEREELFRLKKIKARSTA, from the coding sequence ATGGCACTGAAAGATGTCAAGCCGACACGGTCTGAGCTTATCAATATCAAAAAGAAGATTAAGCTCTCCCAGAACGGCTACAAAATCCTCAAAATGAAGCGCGATGGACTCATTATGGAGTTCTTCAAAGTGCTTGAGGAGGCAAAGGACTCCAGAGGTGCTCTGCTTGAGAAATATGCCCGTGCACAGGAGATGATGGCTATCGCAAACACCATTGAAGGTTCAATCGGTGTGAAGGCAGCTGCATTTTCTGTCCGGGAAAACCCGGATATCACCCTCAAGAGTAAAAACATCATGGGCGTCGTGGTTCCGGAGATTGAATCAACCAAGGTCAGAAAAGGTATTGCAGATCGTGGATATGGTGTTATTGGCACCACCCCGGTCATCGATGACACAGCAGCTGCCTTTGAAGATCTGGTTGAAGCGATCATTAAAAGTGCAGAGATAGAGACCACGATGAAACGTCTGCTTGATGAGATTGAATCCACCAAGCGTCGGGTCAATGCTCTGGAGTTCAAGGTTATTCCTGAACTTTCCGATGCACGTGACTTTATCAAGATGCGGCTTGATGAAATGGAGCGTGAAGAGTTATTCAGGCTAAAAAAGATCAAGGCCAGATCTACCGCATAA
- a CDS encoding AbrB/MazE/SpoVT family DNA-binding domain-containing protein has translation MTLVKISEKGQIVIPAAFRKKWNLEGDSTIILTDDADGIHIRPPVHLSDLSGIDEGKGLLQKLQEMREEEGDI, from the coding sequence ATGACACTTGTGAAAATATCAGAAAAAGGACAGATTGTCATACCTGCAGCATTCCGAAAGAAATGGAATCTCGAAGGAGATTCAACGATTATACTCACGGATGATGCAGATGGTATACATATCAGACCTCCTGTCCATCTCTCTGACCTCTCCGGGATCGATGAAGGGAAGGGATTATTACAGAAACTTCAGGAGATGAGAGAAGAAGAAGGGGACATTTAA